A stretch of DNA from Senegalia massiliensis:
ACCATCAATATTGTAAAGTTCTCCATCTTCGGTCAAGGCATTTGTACTACACATAAAAGTATCAGCAGAAAAATTTTTTATATAGATTTGCTTTTTTTCTTCACTTGTAATACCTTCTCTGTACTTATCTAAAAAAGTGTAATTTCCTTTACGAAGAAAATCTATAGCACCTGTTTCAAAGAGTGTCATTGAGTCACCTACACCAACTACAGAATTTTCACCTATAAGTTCCTTTAAAAGTCCTTCTAATTCAACATGATCCTTGACGAAAAAACCTTCCATATTGCGTTTTCTTAAATTATTTATAGTTCTTTTAATTTGTTCTTCTAAATACCATAAAACATTATTATCCATATAAATGTATATCCTTTCCATAAATATAGTTCAACTATTACTTTTATAATAATAATATCATATTTCATAATATCTAACATTT
This window harbors:
- a CDS encoding lactate utilization protein, which gives rise to MDNNVLWYLEEQIKRTINNLRKRNMEGFFVKDHVELEGLLKELIGENSVVGVGDSMTLFETGAIDFLRKGNYTFLDKYREGITSEEKKQIYIKNFSADTFMCSTNALTEDGELYNIDGNGSRVAPMIYGPKQVILVTGINKIVKNIEEAEKRVRNYSAPIDAKRLDKNTPCTTLGYCVDCKSPNRICNDFTIIRGQFIKDRIKVIIVGKQLGY